In Miscanthus floridulus cultivar M001 chromosome 5, ASM1932011v1, whole genome shotgun sequence, one genomic interval encodes:
- the LOC136453203 gene encoding vacuolar protein sorting-associated protein 28 homolog 1-like, with translation MEVKLWNDKRERELLESYADLYAIIKATEKLERAYVRDLVSAADYEAECLKLISQFNSLSSSLAGAVTVPRFVQAYRLDCPAALNRLLQSGVPATVELRAASASSAPAATAASAAAIAHCVQTFITAMDAVKLNMLANDQVRPLLQDVATSMARLGPLLPPDFEGKVKVNEWLGKLHKMGAADELTEQQARQLNFDLDSAYSAFLAALPAAGL, from the coding sequence ATGGAGGTGAAGCTGTGGAACGACAAGCGCGAGCGGGAGCTCCTGGAGAGCTACGCGGACCTGTACGCGATCATCAAGGCCACGGAGAAGCTGGAGCGGGCCTACGTCCGCGACCTCGTCTCCGCCGCCGACTACGAGGCGGAGTGCCTCAAGCTCATCTCCCAGTTCAACTCCCTCTCCTCGTCGCTCGCCGGCGCAGTCACCGTCCCGCGCTTCGTCCAGGCGTACCGCCTCGATTGCCCCGCCGCGCTCAACCGCCTCCTCCAGTCGGGCGTCCCGGCCACCGTCGAGCTCCGCGCAGCCTCCGCCTCATCCGCgccggccgccaccgccgcctccgccgcagcCATCGCGCACTGCGTGCAGACTTTCATCACCGCCATGGACGCAGTCAAGCTCAACATGCTTGCCAACGACCAGGTCCGCCCCCTGCTGCAGGACGTCGCCACATCCATGGCCAGGCTCGGCCCCCTGCTGCCGCCCGACTTTGAGGGGAAGGTCAAGGTTAACGAGTGGCTTGGCAAGCTGCATAAGATGGGGGCCGCGGATGAGCTCACCGAGCAGCAGGCCAGGCAGCTCAACTTCGACCTCGATTCCGCCTACAGTGCCTTCTTGGCCGCGCTGCCCGCTGCGGGTCTGTAA